From the Piliocolobus tephrosceles isolate RC106 chromosome 14, ASM277652v3, whole genome shotgun sequence genome, the window TGCAATGGAAGTAGCAAAAAATGAGCATGAAAAAGGAAGCTGAGACCAGATCAAGTCGGATCTTGTGTTATAACTCAACAAACTGCTGTGGAGAGTCAAACAGGACAATTTCAAGGAGGATTTTGCCACAATCAAATGtggcatttagaaaatatttttggaggtTGCACAAGAATAGGTTGGAAAGTCTAAAAGCAGGAAACCCAGGGCGAATGTCAGTAATGATAGGTTTTTCCAAAACTAGAGCTGTGacttttagagaaaaaggaaagatcaaattcaggaaacacattTTAGAGTTAGATCAACAGAAATAAGCTACTAGAAATGCATGAGCTGTGATTTTAAGCAAACAATTCAAGATGCCATCAAGTGTCCTTAAGGTATGAACACAGCTGTCTGAAAAGACACCCAGGAGCTGACATTTACAGGCCACTGTTGTCACTGTGgctgctgtggctgctgccaCTTCCTCTTCCCCTAGACCCACTACCGGCATCATGGTCGCCACCACTGCCAAAGACGATTCCAGAACAAAACAGAAGTAGAAGGGAGTtacttcttccctcctccccttccattTCCTGCAAATACTTCCCATTGGAAGAACTTAATTGGAAGTCAGCCAGCAATAGAACCTGGAAAATCTAGTTTCCATACATAGTAGAGCACAGAGAGATGGCAACAGGGGTGGAAGGAAATTAGGCCAATGGTCAGCATTAAAATGTTGACATCACTTCAAGCAGAACAGCCTTCTACCACCAGTAGCACCAGCAGCTCCCAAAATGCCAGGCAAGAGAAAGTAGAGTTTGGCTCAGAGAGCTGTATCTCAAAGATCACTGAAGACAGACTCCTCCGACAGCTCTCCCAGGAGAAAGCCACTCTACTATCCCTTCCTGCACCCCACAAGGTAAGTCTGGACCGACAACACACATTCCGTTATTTCTTTGCCAACCTTGAAACTCTAATCTTCAGTTTGGTTCTTTGACTCTGCTTCTGCCACTGGTCCTTACATCATCTGACCTTGGCATCATCTGGTATTTGACTTGATGCTTCAGGCTCCAGGCTGTAGTGAAATGTCAGAATGATGCTTAGTCCTCTTTAACAacctttttgttcatttcttcatttctactGAAAAGACACTtccaatgtatattttaatattaacatcaaactaatgggaaatatttattttttattttgaaggcaATGTCTGTGAAAtaccaaaatgtattttttgctaATGTGGATGTGAACAATTCTCCGGTAAGAATCTTAAATCTTCCATGCACATACTCAAAATCCAAACGCATTGTAATGAATAGCACTGTCTCAGTAATTATTAATACATGATCAATTTAAAATCAAGtagaatttcacattttttctgaTAAGCTACAGTAAACTTCCTCATTACACTTGTATGTTTTGtattacttaaaagaaaaaaaaaaagattagcaaaaAACAGTGAGCTCTCCTGATACCCCCTCCCCTCTTAAGCTGTGGCAGGCCTCACTAATCAATCCCAGCTTTCTTCACCACTTGCTCTGGGCTCTGCCCCAGAATCCTCCTCAGCAGAGTTGCTCTAGGGAGACAATAGAAATCTGTTAAAGTTGAGCTCGAGGTGAAAGATGGTTTTCATCCCTGTGATGGATTgttcatcaatttctttttttggggggtgggggacagagtttcactcttgttgcccaggctggagtgcaatggcttgatcttggctcaccataacctccgcctactgggttcaagcaattctcctgccgcagcctcccgagtagctgggattacaggcatgtgccaccacacccagctaattttgtatttttagtagagatggggtttccccatgttggtcaggctggtcttgaactcccaacctcaagtgatccacccatctcagcctcccaaagtgctgggattacaggtgtgaaccaccacacctggccttgttaATCAATTTCTAAAACCTAACTCAGTGCCTTACAGAcatgttaatatattttgtttttctcttgctatatcttatgctttttgtgtgtgtgtgtgtgttttttttttttttttttttgacgcatCAAAAGAAATTCCCAGAAATCCCTTCTTCTTGTATCTGGAGACATCCTTCCTCAtcccatccccccaaaaaataatcAACCCCATGACCTCAAAGTGTATCTTATTAATACACacaacatctctacaaaattattatttttaacatgttaatTTATAATGATGAAAGATACCAACAGATGGCCTATCCACATGTTAGAATGCATTTGAGTTTTAGAATGAAAAAAGTGATATCTACCATTCTGCCCTTTAATGATTTTGTGACCCACTGTAGTTCAACCTGCataaacttcagtttcttcatttgtaaaacaggatAATAATACTTAACCaaagataaaatgatataaaatacattaaataaatgacaTGGTGCCCAGAGCATAATAGAAGTTccctttctccatttccttcaAGCTTCATTAAAGTGTGAGTGTTTAATTGCCCTTTAGGATGAATCATAACCTATAAATTCAGAATACACAGCTAGGATGACTATCTCTTTACCTTTtctatattcacagagttgtacaatcatcattacaatcaattttagaacactttcatcACTCCAAGAAGAAACACTATACCCTTTAGTAGTTACACCAAATTCCCTCCATCCTCCACTCCCAAATCCTAGGCAACCATAAATCCACAGCAAGCAAAACAGAtttgctattctgaacatttcCTATGAAGGGAATCATAGAATATGTGGTCTTTAATCACTGGCTGCTTTCACTGCATACTTTTTCAAGGTGCATTCATGTTATAGAACATATCAGtactttggccaggcacagtggctcacatctgtaatttcagcactttgggaggcccagattggtggatcacttgaagccagaagttcaagaccagcctggccaacgtggcaaacccccatctctactaaaaatacaaaaattagcccggcgtgatgatgcacgccggtaatcccagctacttgggaggctgaggcaggggaatcgcttgcacctgggaggcagaggttgcagtgagcctagatcgtgccactgcactccagccagggcaacaagagcaaaactccatctcaaaaaaaaaaaaaaaaatagtataaacattagtgtacaaatttttgtgtaaACAAACTTTCCATTTCCCTTGGGTTTATATCCAGGATTGGAATTTTGGGGTAATATGttaactctgtgtttaactttctgaggaactgacaaactgttttctaaagcagttgcaccattttacattctcacctgCAATGTATGGGAGCTCTGATttatccacatccttgccaagCTGTGTTATTGTCTGGCTTTTTGATTAGAGCTCATTGTCTTTTAAGGTAAAACAAAATGCATAATTGTCTAATGGTAATTTATGTATCAGTTGTTATCATTGTGTGGTCATGAAAAATTATACTACAGTGTGtgttcaggtgtgtgtgtgtgtgcgcgcgcgcgcacgcgcgTGCTGTGAGTACCAGGGCAAGAGATTTAATGCCAATAAAATGATTGGTATATTAGAGAGAGATGTCCAGTTCTGTTGATCCTGTGAGTGACTAATTTTCTTTTGACTcctaaacaagaaaaacaaaaactaacatttGAAAGTAGTTTGGAATAGATTAAAACAATTGGGATTCTggcatattttatcatattttggCTCCAAATCTTTCACAAAGATGGGCAGTGAAGGACTTAAAAGAAAGACATGTATAAGCCTTACTTAAAATGGTAGATCAGGATGCATTCCACATTTCAAGTAGAGTTATAAAGATTTGTttactcttttctatttttgcaatAAGCTCTTCTGATATTGAGTTCCACTGGGGCCCCTCTGTACTCTTTCACAAGGTCCTTCAAATGCACCTCATTTTGTTATTAAGCATCTATTCTGTTGTGGCCTCCATCTCTTACCCACCTCCTTGTTCTATGAGATGAAAAAGCCCAGGAATGCTGTAACAACCATTTTCTATCAATCATTTCATGTCAATCATTGTGACATTCCTGGAGGAATGTTAGAAAGTTCACAGCAGTAGAGTCTGTAAAGTGTCAGGTGTCCTTGGAATTTTAGACATGCCTCCTGAGAAGTTACCAAATAACATGCTTAGTACAGGGAGAGGACAGAAATACCATAACTTCATGCCATTTCTTTGCTTTCCCAGGAGCTCGCTGAAACTTGTCACATCAAAACAATACCCACATTTCAGATGTTCAAGAAAAGCCAGAAGGTATGTTTCCATGGTAACCAGCAGGGTTGAGTTAGATTATAGAACCATCAGAACCCCTCAAAAAAGCCTGGCTATCCTAGGTGGATGAAataactacatttatttttaatgcttagcaatataattatttgcatataaGTATGTTGCACTTTACATACAACAACTTTACACACAACTTTACAAAGGGTTAAAACATGTATGACTTATTAATAAATCTCCCCATTCAGACCATCTGAGGTATCCAAGTCCATAAGTATTTTCCCACTGCTATCTCTACACTGGGGCAAAACCATcaagaaagaatctttcagagaaagaCATTCTGAAATTCTCACACAAATGTATACAAGTTGTAAACAACATTTGAGAAAATGCTAACCAAAAGCTATCACAAAGCAATATTGCCCAGTAGTTGAGCACACAGGCTCGGGATTCAGGTTCCCATGGTTCACATACTGCTTCTAGCACTTCCTAGCTGTAGGGCCATGAGTAGTGTATTTAATCTGTTTATATCTTAGTTTCCCTATTTATACATGGATCATAATAAATTTTCCCCTCATAGGGTTGgtgtgataattaaatgaattaacatgaCAGGTGTTTAGACCCACCCTGGCATTAAATGCTTACTGTGTTATGTTagttatcttaaaaatattaatggaatAAAATGCCTAAAATACTCAGCAAGTTATGAAACTAgcaccttgttcttttttttggcagagttggtgggggacagagtcttgcaaggtcacccaggctggagaacagtggcatgatctcgcgatctcagctcactgcaacctccacctcctgggttcaggctattttcctacttcagcctcccgagtagatgggattccAGGCAagaaccaccacgtccagctaagttttgtaccatgttggtcaggctggtctcaaactcctggcctcaagtgatccacccaccttggcctgccaaagtgctgggattacaggcacgtgccaccgcgcctggtggaAACTAGTATTTTCTTATATGGCCAGGGCCACTGGCAATTTTCCATACTTTTCAAAAGGTGATTTTGCAAATATATGTAGGAGACACAAAACATTTATTCCATTTTACACAATTACCCCATTCCTGGGAACTTTTGCTACAGAAAtacctcaaggaaaaaaaaaaaaaaacagctaagtatataataatatttgtagcactatatctaatttttaaaaatgaaagcactcTCAATGTCTTTAAGTAAAAAGATTAAGTGAATTCTGATACATCTACTCCATGAAATAGGATGCAagtaaaaaaaagtcataaagaataatttaaagcAAAATTCATGCTTAAGCTTTGTAAAGATTATGTCTGCAGTGTAAAGAATGAAAACATTGGATATGCTAGCTGCAGAATTTTGTCTTCAATGTCTAAGTATTTTCTGTAATATAGCTAGtgcaatatatttaaattatttttttaaataacactatACATTCCCTCAATTGGATTTTTACTTGACAACTAAAGTTATTTAACATATGCTCCCTCAACTTACCTGACTTAGATGTCCAATTGTCTACATACCATCTTTTATTATATTCTCCTTCACTCCCATCTCAGAAATGAGAATGCTTCCTCCTTTCAAAATCAGTTTCATCCGTGCAGCTTGATTGCGTTCCCTACCTTCTGCTTCAGGCCTCTATCCATCAGCTACTCTCTTTAAAACTTGGAGTTTAGACACCTCTTTTTGGCACCCAGCATCCATTCTCTATTAATAGTACTCTGATTTTCCTCCCAGGAACCACTCCCTTTCGTATTCTTATCCCGTGTGCTTCCTTAGGGCTCCATCTCCAGGCCTTCACCAACCAGTGAACTCCATCCCCATCAGAAATGGACCCTTGACTCCAGTCAAGCCAATCCAAGTCAAATCAGAGCTAATTTCAGGACTTTGCTTAAGCAGCTAGGTAAATAACCTTCTCTTTTGATATCACTGGATTTGAATTTGGGAAGATATGAGTCCGAAGCAAACAGCTTGTCACCATATAAAACCTGAAAATGAATCTACTGTATAGAAGAAAACAGAGTCAAGCCAAGAGGTACTAATAGCATTGACTGCGCCCTGAATCTATCCATGCCTGAAGCCTACACTATCCCTGTAGATTCTTCAGCTATATAAACTCTGGGTTGGTTtctctgtcacttgcaaccaaaaaAATTCTGATGAATATATCTGGTGTTCTCCCAGGCTACTCTCCTTCATTTCATGGTGTAATTGTTAAAAAGAGTAGATTATATTTACAGTTTCTAATTCTCATTTTCCACTCATCCCCTTATCTATTTGTCCTCCTAAAGTCACCAAGGATCTCCCTGCACCTAATTTAAATAGCCATTTCTCAATTCTTGATTCCTTTGTTACACAGAAGTACCATTAACTAATGAGCTTCTATATTCTGgaaactttcttctcttttgactTTATCTCTCATCCCTCCCTATGCTCTCCTCTGGCTTGCCTCCTGTTAACAGTCAAATATATCCATTTTGGATACCTATCTTTTTGGTTCAATCCATTTCCCATTCTACCTCTATCCTTTAGCAATGTCATTCCTACTTCTAGTTCCAGCTATAAATACTTTTTTACTGAGACAATTGCAATGCCCTCTCCTTACCCTCAACTTAGCACCATAGCTCTGTTCTTGTCTCCAGATCTGTGCACAGCTCCCTGTGCGGCATCCCTTTTTTTAACATGTGATGCCCTCCCCCTCCATTGCCTATATAATCAAGGCTAAACCATTGTATTTAAGGCTGGCATTCAAATTTCTCCATAATTTTGACCCAATCTACTGCTCCAAGCCATTTTCTGTTTAACTCAGATCTTGATGTATTTTTCTCATACTAGTCCAAGCACCTGAAGGAGGTCATGTCTGATTTGAAAGCTCAGTGTCTAAAAGAATCCCAAGTGGATAGAAAATATTCATCATGTGtgtgatgaatgagtgaatgaattaatgaattaatgctTCTGTTTTTTCCCTGCATCCCACTGCCAGCTCAGCCGCACCTCCTGATTCTGTCCTGGTACCAGTCTGATTCAGGGCAAGTTTCTCTCCAGTTCAGTataattttctggttttattccttCTGCTACTGATATTGTTTGGTGGCTGCTGCCACTCAACAGTTTTTACTCCATTCTATGATGACACAAGACTCTGAGTTCTCAACTGATTATGTGTCTAAGCTCTTGAACCAATCCAAGCTATGCTTTTGAGGAAGGGCATGGCCCTGCTTGGTCTCAATTCTGTATGGAGATGGAAGTGCCCTCAATAAGCTGGGGAGAGAGAATACTTACAAACAATTATATCTTAACTGGTCTCTAATGGATACATATCTCTTTTGAATTGATAGATCCTGCATTGCAGAGATCACTAAAGATCTCAAATCTGAATTTTCTGCCAGGCAGCTATTAGAAAACAAATTGAACTGAATGGCTGGCACTGTCATTAAGATGATTTACACTTCCATATTCTAATTCCAGGGTCACCCAACAAGCCTCTGATTATAATGTGGATACTCATATCTAAAGAAGTTTTATTGAGGATTCAATTTCTCATTGAATATTAGTAACTTATCATCCTGgttatgaagtttaaaaaaaaaagaaacttggacCATTTATGTCACATTATATAAATGAGTCTACTTCTAAACGTTGTGTACATTGTAATCATATCTTTGACAGACTCATACCTGGATCAATTTAGATATCATTAGAAAACCTCCAGAAAAATTTGTAATACTGACTCCATTTGACAAAGAATATCAATTTTCTAtgcaaaagacacaaaaatgagGAGGAGATCCTAAAGAGAGAGTATTACAAATTGTTTACCTCTTGTGACTCAGCCTGCAGGATTTGGTATCTGAGCAGCACTGTCAGGGTCAGTGAGGTCCCCACTTCCGCATTGCCTCCAGAGCTGCAGTTATGTCATGACACCTCTGAAACTCTCCCCTGGTCCCACCTAACAGTGACCTGCAAGGAAAGTCACTAGAACCAGAGAAGCCAGGTTTGGATAGCCAGCCAAAAAGACATGTtcctatacatttttattttattttattttacttttcgtAGAACTGACTAGGAAGGTGTCCCTGAACATCCACTGTTTTCCTGATGGGTCAAGaaaaatcaaatgcatttttctgAGGAGCACCTCCATAAATGTGCTCCTCTCTTTCATCTGGGACAGCACAACTGAAAATTGACTTATTGGAGCAGTTAAGTActgtgtgtattttattattttaaaaaataaaacctagagTCCAGTTCCTATTAAGGCTTCTTACAAGAAATGTCTTACATTTCTGGTAAAACATCTGGCAAAAAGCCACTTGTCCATTATACCCTTTTAAATGTACATTGTATAAAAAGCTTTACGATAATTTCTCCCAGAACACAAGAGTTAGGAGAATACTCACCTCCCTTGAAAACACGGCTCTCTTCTCTTCGTTGGATCAGAAAAATTAGGCAATCCCTTGCACTTCTCTTTTTGCCATTGCTGCCAAGAATCTCAGGATTGCCTCCTCTGCTCAAACACAGTAATCTCCCTTAGCAGCAGTTTCCTGGCACTCCCTATCAGCCACCCCCACACTGCAACATCCttgaatgttttcattattttttcttgcccTTGATTCTAGctcatttcaattattttcaaagtatataaaacatcaataaaatagaacttgaaaaaactaaaacaaatgaaGCTATATACAATGACCTAGGACCATGGCAGATGATGGGCATTCCCTGGTTGCTGAAGTTTTCATGCAGAGATTGAACATCTGGCAGGGATGCAATATAAGCAGTGGCTGAAGCTATGTCATAGTTCTAGGGCAAAGAAGAACCTAAGCAAATTCCACGTAATAAATAAGGGGAGCTTGTTCCTTCCTGCTGTCAATCAGGAAGCCTATCAATGGGTCCTCAAAGTGAATAACTTTGGTTGTAGACCcattgtattaatctgttctcatgctgctaatagagacatacctgagactaggtaatttataaaggaaagaggtttaattgattcacagttccacatggccagggaggcctcacaatcatggtggaaggcaaaggggaagcaaagggatgtcttatatgatggcaggcaagagggtgtgtgcaggggaactcccctttataaaaccatcggactctcataagacttattcactatcacgagaataacATAGGAAAGACCCGCctgcatgattcaattacctcccaccgggtccctcgcatgacacatgggaattatgggagctacacttcaagatgagatttggatgggggcacagtcaaaccatatcactcatgGCTGGTGTATGTCTACGGAGTAAggaaagagaaatcaagaaatagCAAGTTTGGGGCAACTGCTTAAATATAAGCCAGCCATCAAAAGTTGACTCCATCTTTCATTCTTTGATTATAGAATAAAATAGTTTCCCAAAGCACTTAGGTTCACTCATAAGAGAGATGGGATATGATACATAGATGCTACTAAACAAGTTAGTCACAAATGAATAATTCAGAAAAACCCATCTGCTAGACTGAGCTATCATATAAAGTGGGAGGAAGCTTGTGCCCTTATGTTTATGAACTGCAGGGCTCTTGCTGAGATTATGAAAGTCATTTCAACAGCACACTCCTTAAAGTAGGTACAGGAATTAAAAGAGTCTCAAGTAGGTGATACCATGGTATGCTAGTAAATTTTTTACCCCAGTCCCTACCCTGTTCTTCTCCTCTGAATTTTAAGTTGTTGAAATATAGGAGTGATTTGTTTGGTGATTCACCAGAAGGACTTACAAGACCCAACCACAAGTTATATTTATGGCTAAGATTTAGTACAGCAAAGAACTGGAAGCAAGGGTCACACACTCCGTGTCTTCAAGGGCCAAGTAGGGACATTAAGGTGAAATGATACTTTTGAGGAAGATGTTGGTGCCTGGAGAATCACGTTCCCAAATTCTCTCTGTTCAACTTCATAAAACACAGTGTTTGATCGATCTCCCAAAAGAGCATCTTCAGCAAGTTTTTGGCATCTATAGAGTCAGACAACTACAGATTGAGCCCCAGGTCTGCCTCTTATTAGTGACAATGTACCATAACCACCTTCGGGCttagtttccttctctgtgaaatggggacaccacctatctttaaaaaactgtTGGGAAAATTTGTGATATTGTATCTAAAGTGCCTAGCACTGGATTTGGTAAATACTAGAAGATGTAGCTATCATCAGAGTCCCAGGATCTAGCTGTGCACACCCATCTctttgaaaatgtataaataaatagaaatttagaaataaagttcACGAGAGACCTCTAAGGCTCTTTGAATAACTACGACATCCATTTAAGCTAAGTCATCTTAGCATTCAGGAGTTGCCTACCCAATGATATTTAACCTGTCAAGGACTATGTTACACACAGAGATGTTCtgcatgagaaaaaaaagaaacgtcTCACGTACAGGACTCTGAAGGGTGCAGATCCCTAAAAGGGGTTCCTATCAGCTCCATAAACAGCTGATGCACTGGTAGAGATTGACTGGAGGGAGGCAAGAACTAAGTGAGATGGAACAAAAGTGGGCAAAGTGTAGTAGCTACTTAGAAACATCTAGCAACCTTTGGCACCATTGCTAAACATGCTGCTCTCTGCTTTGACAATTTGATAATTTGAAAGTCTCATGTGTGTCTCTTCCCCTGGACAGGGATTAGGGTGCAGCAAGCAAGTCAGGATATGACAAGTGTATGATTAAATCTTaccattatttaaatttttgatatttaagattttgatattttgttcatcatggatGTTTTGCATTgggttttaatattttcatataatacttattaaaataatatttatcttgattactgagtttttgGCAGCTACCCCTTATATTTTTTACCCCAgtgtcttgttttttctaagaccagcccagcgggcgcaaaagaaccagcaggtaggcaagtgtaacagcaaaactgcacagtttattttggtaacctaaggtgtgcgggagaagtctgtcggcctccggcaaaggaggccggcagagtccccccgcggtggggctctcggacggacttcccacagtcccgacatcccgacaggactggggctgtaagagggccgccgggctgtgagaaggccgccggggctgtgagaaggccgccggggctgtgagaaggccgccgggctgtgagaaggccgcctggctcaatggcggagagcagcttttctaggagtgggagggcaataggtggggcatgggcgtgtcaggggcgttccgcaggtgcgaccaggtaaatcttggtctcttcggattgacgtcacctggcgcatgcccagttggtctgcaccctccctgggcgccggctgcattttcgcgcgcgcgggaagagttgggggggggtggggatgaagaacccggaagtgcaccatcttgcctcggttcatccaaacaCCCAGTCCCTACCCTGTTCTTCTCCTCTGAATTTTAAGTTGCTGAAATATAGGAGTGATTTGTTTGGTGATTCACCAGAAGGACTTACAAGACCCAACCACAAGTTACATTCATAGCTAAGATTTAGTACAGCAAAGAATACAGAGtaaaagcagcagaaaaaaagaaaaaaaaaaaaaaagatatgcactGATGGAGTCCAGATAGGTCCAGCAGAGGCTTCTGATGTCTTTCCTTGTCAGACacacaggaatgccctctctctaGCAATGAACTTCAGGTACCTATGTGGTATGGCCCTACTTAGGGACACTACTTTGAGCTCTTTGTGGAAATAGAGGAGTAGTTGTCACATACACATATCTTGTGCAACCACTGCTACACAACAGGACATGGCAATAGAAACTCAGAACCCCAACAATAAAACCAGGGGCATATCATCAATATTGATGTGTATGCAAAGTAAGTTGACATGCCAGCATGGCATGGTCCATCCCTCCAGGAATATATAACAAAGTCATCAATCACTAACACAAAGAACACTTGCAGTGCCAAatttctggggggggggggggggtggtgaaGGGTCAAACATAGTCCTCTTGGAGAcacacaagaagaaaacaaccagACCTGCTGCATTAACTCTTTTCTCCCAAGGAGTCATGTGGCTAATCACAACATCACCTTTATTATAAGTAGTCACGATGCCTCTACACTGAGCTCACTGAAGAATGTGACTGGGATCTATGTCCACAGACTTCCTACTATTCCCTTAAAGCCTAGATGTTAAGTTGGCCCACCTGTGGGAGAATCTGGGGCTACAAAGAAGAAATTTACCTGTGCAGGTAAAAGAGGTATTGTTGCTTTGCACAACTGTCAAGCCCCAAAAGTGAGGATAGAGTATGATGGCCTTCCAGATCTATCTGGGCAGGTTTAGGGCCCACTTCCCATGTGCTGTGCAGAAAGACAGTGGGAAGAGAGCATACCTGTCCCCTGAGCAGAGCATCCCCAAAAGGAGACAGGATAGGCACAAGTTCATTCCTTTGTGTCAGCTTAACAGATAAGCTCACCTCTAAACGTGGGGAGAAGTAAGTGAAGGGATATAGGAAACAGGCATATTTTCTCAATACTGAGCATTTGAGCAGATTTTCCCATGGAAACATGAGAACGAGTATATGAGCCATTGAAGGGAATGGCCCCCAAACCATGTTTATCCCTGAGAA encodes:
- the TXNDC8 gene encoding thioredoxin domain-containing protein 8 isoform X3, whose translation is MVQIINDMNEFKTFLTAAGHKLAVVEFSSKWCGPCKRMVPVFHELAETCHIKTIPTFQMFKKSQKGSISRPSPTSELHPHQKWTLDSSQANPSQIRANFRTLLKQLGK